The Thermodesulfobacteriota bacterium genomic interval TCCAGCCTTTCCATGAGCGGGATCAGGTAGACGCAGTTCTTCTCGAGCACCATCCCCTCGTCGGTAAGCTCGTGCTCGTACATAATCATCTTGCCGGAGGTGAAGATGTTGAACACCTTCTGCTTCTTATCCGGCAGGAAGCTCGATACCAGCCTGTAGGCCTTGCCGCCGAGCCGAAGGTCCAGGCTCGCAGGCTGTATCTGTGCCTCGGCTATTTTAACGTCCGAGGAAATTACCCCCCTGGCAATCGCCCTTTCAAGCTCCTGGCAGCTAAAAACCCCGCTTTTTGACCGCTCTACCACTGTCATTCTCCTTAACGAAATATAATACAGAAAAGCCGGGCCGAAAGGAAGTTTTTTTCCATTTCCCCCTTTTTCCATTTTCCCAGTTTTCCCTTTTTCCTGTCCCTTGTCCGAGCGCAGGGGTTGCGTTGAAGCTCCCTGCGGCAAGACGCGGGGTTGGCGCTCGCGATGCATGTTCATTATTGTCTGTTGACTGAAATCATTAAACCTGATAGGTTTTTAGCCTGACCGCCATAGGCCTCGCTTCACCATCCACCATAGGGGAGAAGAGCATGTATGTCCAGTGCCCAAACTGCTACTTCGCGAAGAAGGTAGAAGAAGACCGGCTCCCCAGGGGGGCGGCACGGGTCACGTGCCCGCAGTGCGGCCACCGCTTCTCCTTTAATGGGAGTGGTAAGGGGAGCGGCAAAGAGGTCGGCACGGAAAGTACGCCGCCGGACCCGACCCCCGACCCTGCTGCGACCGCCGCCATAGCGCGTGACCAAACGGGCACTGCCCCGCCCGCCGAACAGCTCTTTAAAGCGCACGGCGTCTCCTTCCACGGCGCCGTACTGCCGCTCGTCGGCATACACATAGTAAACATCCTCCTCTCCATCATAACGCTCTCCATATACCGGTTCTGGGGAAAAATAAGGATACGCAAATACATCTACGCCCAGTCGGAGTTCATGGGCGAGAGGTTCTCCTTCCACGGCACCGGGAAGGAACTCTTTATAGGGTGGCTCAAGGCCATGTTTCTCCTCGGCGGCATATACGCCGCCATATTCGCTCTCACCAACTACGTAAACGAACTCTCCATACTTTTAATCTACCCCTTCCTGCTTGTGGTCATACCGTTCGCCATGGTCGGGGTCCGCCGCTACAGGCTAAGCCGCACCTCCTGGCACTCCATCCGCCTCTCGTTCCGGGGCTCGTACAGG includes:
- a CDS encoding DUF898 family protein — translated: MYVQCPNCYFAKKVEEDRLPRGAARVTCPQCGHRFSFNGSGKGSGKEVGTESTPPDPTPDPAATAAIARDQTGTAPPAEQLFKAHGVSFHGAVLPLVGIHIVNILLSIITLSIYRFWGKIRIRKYIYAQSEFMGERFSFHGTGKELFIGWLKAMFLLGGIYAAIFALTNYVNELSILLIYPFLLVVIPFAMVGVRRYRLSRTSWHSIRLSFRGSYREGINLFTAGTLLSIITLGFYRPYYHVNMQNFFRNKTYYGDTKFSYGGKGGDLLKPYLIAFFLTPFTLGLIWIWYSARVYRYDWEHTRFEGLRFNSTITGMDLFGLHLGNFLIFAFTLGLGMPWVMVRILRLHFSRLTVEGPLELEKIRQDAQSAFATGEGVIDFIEIDAGLF